One region of Oncorhynchus mykiss isolate Arlee chromosome 8, USDA_OmykA_1.1, whole genome shotgun sequence genomic DNA includes:
- the LOC110530425 gene encoding tubulin beta chain isoform X2 — MRTAAGNKFVPRAILVDLEPGTMDSVRSGPFGQLFRPDNFVFGQSGAGNNWAKGHYTEGAELVDSVLDVVRKESENCDCLQGFQLTHSLGGGTGSGMGTLLISKIREEYPDRIMNTFSVMPSPKVSDTVVEPYNATLSVHQLVENTDETFSIDNEALYDICFRTLKLTTPTYGDLNHLVSATMSGVTTCLRFPGQLNADLRKLAVNMVPFPRLHFFMPGFAPLTSRGSQQYRALSVPELTQQMFDAKNMMAACDPRHGRYLTVAAIFRGRMSMKEVDEQMLSVQNKNSSYFVEWIPNNVKTAVCDIPPRGLKMSATFIGNSTAIQELFRRISEQFTAMFRRKAFLHWYTGEGMDEMEFTEAESNMNDLVSEYQQYQDATADEVGEYEEDELEDADQDVQQHHDVRH, encoded by the exons ATGAGGACAGCAGCAG GTAACAAGTTTGTCCCCCGGGCCATCCTGGTGGATCTGGAGCCAGGCACCATGGATTCTGTACGCTCCGGGCCCTTCGGCCAGCTCTTCAGACCAGACAACTTTGTCTTTG GTCAGAGTGGAGCTGGTAACAACTGGGCTAAAGGCCACTACACAGAGGGAGCAGAGCTGGTAGACTCTGTCCTGGATGTAGTCAGGAAGGAGTCTGAGAACTGTGACTGCCTCCAGGGCTTCCAGCTCACCCACTCCCTGGGAGGGGGCACCGGCTCTGGCATGGGCACCCTGCTCATCAGCAAGATCCGCGAGGAGTACCCTGACCGCATCATGAACACCTTCAGTGTCATGCCCTCACCCAAGGTGTCCGACACGGTGGTGGAGCCCTACAACGCCACCCTGTCAGTCCACCAGCTGGTGGAGAACACTGATGAGACCTTCAGCATCGACAACGAGGCTCTCTATGACATCTGCTTTCGAACCCTCAAACTCACCACACCCACCTACGGAGACCTCAACCACTTGGTGTCGGCCACCATGAGCGGGGTCACCACCTGCTTGCGCTTCCCCGGTCAGCTCAATGCCGACCTCCGCAAACTAGCCGTCAACATGGTGCCCTTCCCCCGCCTCCACTTCTTCATGCCCGGCTTTGCCCCTCTGACCAGCAGGGGGAGCCAGCAGTACCGTGCTCTCTCCGTGCCCGAACTGACCCAGCAGATGTTTGACGCCAAAAACATGATGGCCGCCTGCGACCCTCGCCACGGCCGCTACCTCACTGTTGCCGCCATCTTCCGCGGGCGCATGTCCATGAAGGAGGTAGACGAGCAGATGTTGAGCGTGCAGAACAAGAACAGCAGCTACTTCGTAGAGTGGATCCCCAACAACGTGAAGACGGCCGTCTGCGACATCCCGCCCCGTGGCCTTAAGATGTCCGCCACCTTCATCGGGAACAGCACGGCCATCCAGGAGCTGTTTAGAAGGATCTCTGAGCAGTTCACTGCCATGTTCCGCCGTAAGGCCTTCCTTCACTGGTACACCGGAGAGGGTATGGATGAGATGGAGTTCACTGAGGCTGAGAGCAACATGAATGATCTGGTGTCTGAGTACCAGCAGTACCAGGACGCCACTGCTGACGAAGTGGGCGAGTACGAGGAAGACGAGTTGGAGGATGCGGATCAGGATGTCCAGCAGCATCATGATGTCCGCCACTGA
- the LOC110530425 gene encoding tubulin beta-2A chain isoform X1 — protein MREIVHIQAGQCGNQIGAKFWEVISDEHGIDPTGSYQGDSDLQLERINVYYNEASGNKFVPRAILVDLEPGTMDSVRSGPFGQLFRPDNFVFGQSGAGNNWAKGHYTEGAELVDSVLDVVRKESENCDCLQGFQLTHSLGGGTGSGMGTLLISKIREEYPDRIMNTFSVMPSPKVSDTVVEPYNATLSVHQLVENTDETFSIDNEALYDICFRTLKLTTPTYGDLNHLVSATMSGVTTCLRFPGQLNADLRKLAVNMVPFPRLHFFMPGFAPLTSRGSQQYRALSVPELTQQMFDAKNMMAACDPRHGRYLTVAAIFRGRMSMKEVDEQMLSVQNKNSSYFVEWIPNNVKTAVCDIPPRGLKMSATFIGNSTAIQELFRRISEQFTAMFRRKAFLHWYTGEGMDEMEFTEAESNMNDLVSEYQQYQDATADEVGEYEEDELEDADQDVQQHHDVRH, from the exons ATGAGGGAGATTGTTCATATCCAGGCCGGGCAATGTGGAAACCAGATTGGTGCCAAA TTCTGGGAGGTCATAAGTGACGAACACGGCATCGACCCCACCGGAAGTTACCAAGGTGACAGTGACCTGCAGCTGGAGAGGATAAACGTGTACTACAATGAAGCATCGG GTAACAAGTTTGTCCCCCGGGCCATCCTGGTGGATCTGGAGCCAGGCACCATGGATTCTGTACGCTCCGGGCCCTTCGGCCAGCTCTTCAGACCAGACAACTTTGTCTTTG GTCAGAGTGGAGCTGGTAACAACTGGGCTAAAGGCCACTACACAGAGGGAGCAGAGCTGGTAGACTCTGTCCTGGATGTAGTCAGGAAGGAGTCTGAGAACTGTGACTGCCTCCAGGGCTTCCAGCTCACCCACTCCCTGGGAGGGGGCACCGGCTCTGGCATGGGCACCCTGCTCATCAGCAAGATCCGCGAGGAGTACCCTGACCGCATCATGAACACCTTCAGTGTCATGCCCTCACCCAAGGTGTCCGACACGGTGGTGGAGCCCTACAACGCCACCCTGTCAGTCCACCAGCTGGTGGAGAACACTGATGAGACCTTCAGCATCGACAACGAGGCTCTCTATGACATCTGCTTTCGAACCCTCAAACTCACCACACCCACCTACGGAGACCTCAACCACTTGGTGTCGGCCACCATGAGCGGGGTCACCACCTGCTTGCGCTTCCCCGGTCAGCTCAATGCCGACCTCCGCAAACTAGCCGTCAACATGGTGCCCTTCCCCCGCCTCCACTTCTTCATGCCCGGCTTTGCCCCTCTGACCAGCAGGGGGAGCCAGCAGTACCGTGCTCTCTCCGTGCCCGAACTGACCCAGCAGATGTTTGACGCCAAAAACATGATGGCCGCCTGCGACCCTCGCCACGGCCGCTACCTCACTGTTGCCGCCATCTTCCGCGGGCGCATGTCCATGAAGGAGGTAGACGAGCAGATGTTGAGCGTGCAGAACAAGAACAGCAGCTACTTCGTAGAGTGGATCCCCAACAACGTGAAGACGGCCGTCTGCGACATCCCGCCCCGTGGCCTTAAGATGTCCGCCACCTTCATCGGGAACAGCACGGCCATCCAGGAGCTGTTTAGAAGGATCTCTGAGCAGTTCACTGCCATGTTCCGCCGTAAGGCCTTCCTTCACTGGTACACCGGAGAGGGTATGGATGAGATGGAGTTCACTGAGGCTGAGAGCAACATGAATGATCTGGTGTCTGAGTACCAGCAGTACCAGGACGCCACTGCTGACGAAGTGGGCGAGTACGAGGAAGACGAGTTGGAGGATGCGGATCAGGATGTCCAGCAGCATCATGATGTCCGCCACTGA
- the LOC110530424 gene encoding cadherin-4 has protein sequence MARVATATVLLLPFILTFLCVVAAEGGGLKLRRQKREWIIPPKRLKENVDYTSQEYIAKIRSDEQYTSKVTYSLTGIGADQNPRSLFTVNPNTGLVRINGILDREKIPSYHLLGVATYNNGSKAEKDIDLRISVEDQNDCQPVFVFGQSGSVNESSVAETVVMKVLATDADEVNTLHSQIYYSIVQKSSSDSMFAINYQTGEIMVRQTTLDRETQDTYTLTVKGSDMNGAMGGNSGTGQVVIKILDINDNIPTLEKESYEGSVLENTVNVEVLRIKATDLDLMYTENWLAVFTIITGNEAGYFTITTDSKTNEGIIMITKALDYEELKVLNLAISVSNKAVYYFGSSSMSGGIGGGGVAGGVMTGGGKTYPIKINVINQKEGPKFQPMVKVVTISEDSTTVTINKVITTYAAIDSDTLLTATNVRYAKKSDVDNWLIIDEKTAEIKLNKVPDRESKYLVNGTYYAKIIAITTDLPSKTATGTIAIQVEDFNDHCPILTATATTMCLGDTIVYVKAVDGDTFPNGAPFKFRVIQGDSKQKWTVEHLNATTAILRDHAHMWPGHYKVAVEISDQQGKACADIQILNVDVCTCDQVNKVCFAREMGKDVTLGASAILLLLLGLLLLLLVPLLLLFCLCGGVASIGDFKAMPFDTKEHLIPYHTEGQGEDKEIPLLQIPVAIDGSIKVVDLANNGGGMGLIRDAGAAGGSAGGVFGDGFTPSAISTWEHNHSHGSHQPSGRVKVSYGVGGGTMTGHEHFSRYGAGAYDGVALSEGDLEEYYSAKANHAAQNDQQRDDLLIYDYEGQGSPVGSVGCCSLLGADDDLDFLNDLGPKFKTLAKICQGSIAMEAETVNMSVSSPRPRPTTSTHTEVNRDTALNVNTLNTSSTTSTSSTPLQENLVTRAQGSATIRKVQENKVMPNKTLFIQQPPMYYAAAPTMYMVEPQPQLVLVEQRGGGGYVRAQQAVSQVGVGMGQGVVQVGGLHGSQGMILLERQVGAGGSGEGQGHVVMGASQVLQGAGHTILRGGHIITETSQTITRGGQVLQGADQTMIGKGHLSPGGNFSQGSLSGSRKVLVVESGSGSASAAGCSAGLGAAQVTMLQSGQGLEVKCHSVEVRGQSGASSLSSSSLCGTAGSNEASATAVKVTTTPTAAPCSSSHTAVVQEKKISVTEKYVETSTIA, from the exons ATGGCCCGTGTAGCCACAGCCACTGTTTTATTATTGCCGTTCATACTAACG TTTTTATGTGTGGTGGCAGCAGAAGGCGGTGGGCTGAAGCTGAGAAGACAGAAGAGAGAATGGATCATTCCTCCtaagaggttgaaggagaatgtAGATTACACCAGCCAAGAGTACATTGCAAAG ATTCGCTCTGATGAGCAGTACACGTCAAAGGTGACTTACTCACTGACTGGGATCGGTGCAGACCAAAACCCCAGGAGCCTATTCACTGTCAACCCAAATACAGGCCTGGTCAGAATCAATGGAATTctggacagagagaagatacCTTCCTACCAT TTACTTGGAGTAGCGACATACAACAATGGAAGCAAAGCAGAGAAGGACATTGACCTGCGTATTTCCGTTGAGGACCAGAATGACTGCCAACCAGTGTTCGTTTTTGGCCAATCTGGATCTGTTAATGAGTCCAGTGTTGCAG AAACCGTTGTCATGAAAGTTTTAGCCACAGATGCAGATGAAGTGAACACGCTACACTCTCAGATTTACTATAGCATAGTGCAGAAGAGTTCTTCAGATAGCATGTTCGCCATCAACTACCAGACTGGAGAGATCATGGTTCGCCAGACTACGCTggacagagag ACCCAAGACACCTATACCCTGACTGTAAAAGGCTCAGACATGAACGGAGCAATGGGTGGAAACTCAGGAACAGGACAGGTGGTGATTAAAATCCTGGACATCAACGACAACATCCCCACCCTGGAGAAAGAATCT TACGAGGGGAGTGTGTTGGAGAACACGGTCAATGTGGAGGTGCTGAGGATCAAAGCCACTGATCTGGACCTGATGTACACTGAGAACTGGCTGGCTGTGTTCACCATCATCACAGGCAACGAAGCCGGCTACTTCACCATCACTACCGACTCCAAGACCAACGAAGGCATTATTATGATAACCAAG GCACTGGACTACGAGGAGCTGAAAGTGCTCAACCTTGCCATAAGTGTTTCCAACAAAGCAGTGTACTACTTTGGCTCCTCTTCTATGAgtggagggataggaggaggaggggttgcaGGCGGGGTTATGACGGGCGGTGGTAAGACCTACCCCATCAAGATAAATGTGATCAACCAGAAAGAGGGCCCCAAATTCCAGCCAATGGTTAAAGTGGTGACCATCTCTGAGGACTCCACCACAGTCACCATTAACAAGGTCATCACTACCTACGCAGCCATCGACAGTGACACACTACTGACTGCTACCAATGTTAG GTATGCCAAAAAATCCGATGTAGACAACTGGCTGATCATAGATGAAAAGACAGCAGAGATCAAGCTGAACAAAGTGCCTGATCGGGAGTCCAAATACCTGGTCAATGGAACATACTACGCCAAGATAATAGCCATCACAACCG ATCTGCCATCCAAAACGGCCACAGGGACAATAGCTATCCAGGTGGAGGACTTTAACGACCACTGTCCCATACTGACAGCTACGGCTACGACCATGTGTCTGGGGGACACCATTGTGTATGTCAAGGCTGTGGATGGGGACACCTTCCCCAATGGAGCTCCCTTCAAGTTCAGAGTGATTCAGGGGGACAGCAAACAGAAGTGGACAGTGGAGCACCTCAATG CTACCACTGCCATTTTACGAGACCATGCCCACATGTGGCCAGGTCACTACAAGGTTGCTGTGGAGATCAGTGACCAGCAGGGGAAGGCCTGTGCTGACATCCAGATTCTGAACGTGGATGTGTGCACCTGTGATCAGGTCAATAAGGTCTGCTTCGCCCGGGAGATGGGTAAGGACGTCACATTAGGAGCATCTGCCATCCTGCTGCTCCTTCTGGGCCTCCTGCTGTTGCTGC TGGTGCCCCTCctgctgctgttctgtctgtgtggAGGAGTGGCGTCCATAGGTGACTTTAAGGCCATGCCATTTGACACTAAAGAACACCTGATTCCATATCACACCGAGGGACAAGGAGAAGACAAG GAAATTCCACTCCTGCAAATTCCTGTGGCGATAGATGGCTCCATCAAAGTTGTTGACTTGGCAAACAACGGGGGGGGGATGGGATTAATAAGAGATGCAGGGGCTGCAGGAGGATCAGCAGGAGGAGTGTTCGGGGACGGCTTCACCCCGTCCGCAATAAGCACATGGGAGCACAACCATTCCCATGGCTCCCACCAGCCCAGCGGCAGAGTGAAGGTGAGCTACGGCGTGGGTGGAGGAACCATGACTGGACATGAACACTTTTCCAGATATGGAGCTGGAGCTTATGACGGGGTCGCTCTCTCCGAGGGAGACCTAGAGGAGTACTACTCTGCA AAGGCCAATCATGCTGCGCAGAACGACCAGCAGAGAGATGACCTACTGATCTACGACTACGAAGGTCAGGGGTCACCGGTAGGCTCTGTTGGCTGCTGCAGCCTCCTGGGGGCCGATGACGACCTGGACTTCCTCAACGACCTGGGGCCCAAGTTCAAGACCCTGGCCAAGATCTGCCAGGGGTCAATAGCTATGGAGGCGGAGACTGTCAACATGTCTGTGTCATCCCCTAGACCTAGGCCTAccacatccacccacacagaggTCAATAGAGACACAGCTCTCAATGTCAATACCCTGAACACCtcatccaccacctccacctcctccacaccccTACAGGAGAACCTGGTTACTCGGGCCCAAGGATCAGCCACCATCCGCAAGGTTCAGGAGAACAAGGTGATGCCCAACAAGACCCTCTTCATCCAGCAGCCCCCTATGTACTACGCTGCTGCCCCCACCATGTACATGGTGGAGCCCCAGCCCCAGTTGGTGCTGGtggagcagagagggggaggtggttaTGTCCGTGCCCAGCAGGCGGTAAGCCAGGTGGGGGTAGGGATGGGTCAGGGGGTGGTGCAGGTAGGAGGGCTCCATGGTTCTCAGGGCATGATTTTACTGGAGAGGCAGGTAGGAGCAGGTGGTAGTGGGGAAGGACAAGGTCATGTTGTTATGGGGGCAAGCCAGGTCTTACAGGGAGCGGGCCACACTATTTTGAGGGGAGGTCACATTATTACAGAGACGAGCCAAACCATTACACGGGGAGGCCAGGTTCTACAGGGGGCAGACCAGACCATGATCGGAAAAGGCCATCTATCGCCAGGAGGAAACTTCTCACAGGGAAGCCTTTCCGGGTCCAGGAAAGTGCTGGTTGTTGAGAGCGGGTCTGGGTCAGCCTCGGCAGCAGGGTGCAGCGCAGGCTTAGGTGCTGCCCAGGTCACCATGCTGCAGAGCggccaggggttagaggtcaaatGTCATAGTGTAGAAGTGAGAGGTCAGAGTGGTGCTTCCTCGTTGAGCTCCAGCTCCCTGTGTGGCACGGCAGGGTCAAACGAGGCCTCTGCTACTGCTGTCAAAGTCACCACCACACCCACAGCTGCACCCTGTAGCAGCAGCCACACAGCTGTGGTGCAAGAGAAGAAAATATCGGTCACTGAGAAATACGTTGAGACCAGTACTATAGCGTAG